One region of Miscanthus floridulus cultivar M001 chromosome 19, ASM1932011v1, whole genome shotgun sequence genomic DNA includes:
- the LOC136525378 gene encoding uncharacterized protein yields MDLVYFLHGFGLFPPWICLFPPVHSYELHGFGRPPTEAPIILRIDRKHLFALATQELGLSVQTEKTMQIGDKFITVIEIVSTEASTWLEQGNKQVYALLRRNIKALGISFHSLLRKMDPLS; encoded by the exons ATGGATTTGGTCTATTTCCTCCATGGATTTGGTCTATTTCCTCCATGGATTTGTCTATTTCCTCCAGTTCACAGCTATGAACTCCATGGATTTGGTCGGCCTCCAACAGAG GCCCCAATCATTCTCAGGATCGATAGGAAGCACCTGTTCGCTCTGGCCACACAGGAGCTTGGCTTGTCAGTTCAGACAGAGAAGACGATGCAGATCGGTGATAAGTTCATCACTGTGATCGAGATTGTCAGCACTGAGGCAAGCACATGGCTAGAACAAGGAAATAAACAAGTTTATG CTTTGCTCAGAAGGAACATCAAGGCACTTGGCATTTCGTTCCACAGCCTGCTACGCAAGATGGACCCTCTATCCTAG